The sequence GAAGTGCCCATTTAGTCCCATCTTCCCACTTCCTATGTAGCATCATCTGAAATTTCCTgttgctttttctcctttttctctgaaAAGTTCTGGTCTGGTTGTAGAagtacgttaaaaaaaaaacaaaaaaacgaaaaTTAAAGGGAGGTTTCAAAATCAAACGAATATATCTTATCCTATGCCTTCAGGTTTTTTCAAGGTAAAATCTTAGTTTGGTAGGATCCTCTTATTAGGAATACACCTGGCTTTAGAGTGAAAACTTCTCAAGcagtttcttctcttttattcatCTTCTAATCATGCATGCTTTTTAGAGACTGTggggtttttatttctgttttagtgccaaaTAATAGAAAGTATCACatcaataatatgtatatatttggttAAAGGATAGTCATACTTGCTTACTGGTTTGTACCATAATGAACCTCTGTTTACTTGTCTGCAGTTTGTAAAGGGCCTTCCCATATTTTATCCAGTGATCTTTCCAGCAACCCAGCGTGTGTTGTCTTGGGGTTGTTCTCATTCGACATGTGAATGAGAGGAAACTCAGAGTCATTGGCTGAAGAGTCTTTTCAATTTCACATGATAGTTTTATTGGAATTAAAAAAAGGGTAGAAATCAACATAGAATTACAGGCAGTTTAAATTAAAGACAGCGATGAATCAAATTTAATAACCATATGAATGAGAAGAAGGGGGCGGggtaggagagggagagagaactgaGATGAACACGGAACAGGCTCTGTGGAGCTTCTGCTCTCCGTGGCCGCAGTTTCACTCAAAGACCTGTCTCCGTCCAAAGAGCTGCGTTGCTTAGGAGAGCATATCCTCATAGGTATTCTAACGCCGTATCCTGCAGCCTTTCAAGTATATCATTCTGCTCCTCTATTTGCTGTCTTTTGGACCCAGCTAAGTTTCAGGTTAAAAGTCTTTAAAGTTTGATCTGGTCACAGCTTACCACTAAGTCTGACAATTAAGACCCTGTGTCAGGTTCTCAGATTCTTTGTTCCCATAACAAGGCAGATTGCAAGAGGCATTATTTTTGGTAGTTGAAAGATCAGTGTTCAAGAGgtcttaaaaaatgagaatatttccAATATAATTTAGAGAGAATCTGTCTTCCCTAAAAAGAGTACTTTTGGGGCAAACATAGAATACCCGGCTACTCTACATCCCTCCCATTGGCTCTTTGGCTTGTACATTTCAGTCGACAGTTTCTAGGTCCCTTTGTTTTCGGTCACTCTTCAGTTGGTGTGCTTTGTTAGACAAATAGTTAGATCCTCAGTAAATGCTTATTGCCGTGCAACATGGAAACAAAATATGGGAAGTCGAGgtagaaatatttacatttgaatCCGTGCAGGTAGAAATGGCTCAGTCATAAATGTGGAGCAGGGCAGGCCAAACCAGGGGATTCCAAGATTCAAGGTCAAGGGCTTGAAAGCCAAAGgcaacccttcccctccccgctaCAGAAAAATATTAGGCCAGGAGGTGTTTGGCTGGGTGGGCAGGGGACAGGAGCATGCCGTGTTAGAGTTTGCGCCAGACCTGCCTCTGCCTCGGTGCTGACCTGCATGAGGAGGCGGTCTCCCTTTTACTGGTTTAAGTGTGGCTGGTGTGGAGGTGGAGTGGCGTGAACGTAGACCGGTCCAGTCGGCCCCTGAATGTGTTCAGTGGTTTATATGAAGTGTGAAACGGACCATTAAACGTTGTCTGTACATTTCCatcagtggtggtgggagtataaattgttGCGGCCTATTTGGAAAGCAGTTTCACGGTCCACATCCAAATCCAAAATGTGCAGACGCTTAGCCAGCAGTTCTGCTTCTGTGAATGCAGCCAACAGAGATGCTTGGATAGGAGAAATATAAATGGACAAGGAAGCTCCTCGCCTCCTTGCGTTCAATAGGGaacaactggaaacaacctaagtgtctctTATTATGGACATGGCAAAATTCGGGCACTTCTGTCCTCCGATAAGGGTATAGATAGTATGGAGCACACTGTAAACAGTGAGTTATCTGTGGGTGCAGGAATGGGGAGCAGTCCATGGGTGCAGGGCCTCTACCTTGTACAGTTTTCGGGGCCACCATTCACCTAGATTACAGAGCACGTGATGCACCCCGTAGATGTCTAACAGGGAGGGTCTAGGTGTGCTTTCACTTTTTATcttgcatgtatgtatataacacctaacctctctctttttttttttcccaaagagcacgtattaattttaaaaatcggCTTGGTCCGCTGTGATAGTCACGAGAAGCAGTTCCGGAATAACTGTTGGTCTTGGGTGGTAccaagtagttgtggcacgtgggctcagtagttgtggctcacgggctctagagtgcaggctcagtagttgtggcatgcgggctcagtagttgtggctcacgggcttcagtagttgtggcttacaggctcactagttgtggcacacgggcttggttgctccgcaggTCTTAAGCAGTTGTCAGTCATAAAGGGATTGAAAGTTCTTGTTAGTTGAATTGATTGAAGAGAATCAACATTGTCATGCAGAGACTGATACtgtaatttttatgaaatttggAGCTTATTTCTGTCTTGCTATCTCTGCAGCCTGATCCAGTTTTAGACTCAGAGAATCACATAGGCAGTGCTTGACTTTTTCCATTCAGCATAGAAAGTTAAGTGAGCTGcttgataaaatattaactaaatttGTATGACTTCTTCACTATTATAAGTGCAGGACATTTATCATATAAGCACCATTTTCCTGAGTTTTGtgttactaaatattttatcttactgCACCACTGTGTAAAATCTTTGAACAGAAAATGCATACCGTATATTAGTTAAACCCATTCACGTGTTGTGATAGAATGCCAGCTTAATGCGTCATACACCAGAGTTTGTTCAACAGCTTTTGCGTAAGCCAGAAGCACTTAATAATGGTTGAGATTAATTTCACCAGTGAATTAtagtttgaaatttaaattttgcaGGTAGCTAAATTCctaatcctaaaatttaaatCCCTTAACTCTGTCTGTACTGTCATACTGAGACTTTTTAATAGTCATGAAACTGAGTGGGTCTTTACTCAGATTATTTACAAACATTTTCCGGTGCTCAATGACACTTAAGTCTATTGGAGCGAAGTACCATAAGCAACTTTTCTTATTACACTGAGTAAGATTTAATTTCCAGAATAGTCTGTCTATACTTCTGTCCTCCTCATACAATCTTAATAACTGTGAAATAAGTTGTAAATCGCAAAAATAACCCATCTCTTTTATTTCACTGGAAATATGGCTGaacttaatatttctttttttttttaaataaatttatttatttatttatggctgcgttgggtcttcgttgctgcgcgagggctttctctagttgcggcgagcgggggccactctccattgcggtgcacgggcttctcatctcagtggcttctcttgttgcggagcatgggctctaggcacgcgggcttcagtagttgtggcatgtgggctcagtagttgtggctcacgggctctagagcgcagggtcagtagttgtggcacgtgggctcagtagttgtggctcgcaggcttcagtagttgtggcttgcaggctctagagcacaggctcagtagttgtggcacacgggcttagttgctctgcggcatgtgggatcttcccggaccagggctcgaacccgtgtcccctgcattggcaggcggattcttagccactgcgccaccagggaagcccctcattctatttttttaaaaccgaAAGTTCTGCTAATGAAAACTGGGAAAGGGAGGACATATATGTTATTTTAACTCTGTCCTTTATCTTCAGTGATGGAATCTACTGACGTTTACTCTGTAAACAGCAACTTTGCAAAATCATTTATTATGATCTTAAAAAGAGGTAGAGAGGAGAGAtgccagaatttttaaaaatcaccactaGATAGATGTGGAAGTGTGACACCACGgattattttacagatgtgttAGGGTGAACTTGAAAGAGATTGAGGCAAGGGTGGTGTTGAGATTCTTAGAGCCAGAGCACGTTTCGGAAATTCTTTCAGTTAATGGCAACTCACGTGACTCCTAGTTGATCCGTCGCATTAGCTGATTGAAGCAGAGTGGAGAACAGCCACGGAGGTCGGTCGGTCGACGGGCCTGTCCTGCAGACGCCCGGGTGTCCTCAGCAAGGCCAGCAGGCGTGTGGAGAGGCGCACAGGCCACCTCGGTCTGAGGCTGATTCAGCAGCACTGGTTTCCCGCAGCCCAGGAAAGCACCGGTGCCTGTTGGGGCCACGTGTGCGTGTGTGGACGCGTGCGATGGCTTTGTCACTCACCCCCTGGGCTGCCTGGCATTGATAGCGTTCTTCCTGTTCTGTggcttgtttctcttttattgcCAAAGTTAATAACGAGTTGAGATGACTCAGGGGCTAGTGGAGACTGGCTCAAGAGAGAGAGGATGGTGAAGAGGGGGAGCCCGGACTAGAGGAATCCTGAGGAATTGGCCGAGGACATGGAGGTCAGGCAAGTCCCAGCTGACCGTTAACATAGACAGAAATCCCACCTGCGAAGATGCCAGTGAATGTCCTTCTCCTGACCTGCCTCAGACATTTCAGATGGGGGTTGCTAGGGAATGGCCcgagtttggggtttgttttgctCCATTTGAAGAGACAGCAGCCTGATTGATCTCTCCCCAATGTCGAGGTCCCCTGAAGCCTGACTTCTGTGTGTTGTCGGCAGTTGAAATGGTTCCAGAGCACAGGGCTGGGATTCGGGATCCAGGTTCTCCAGGGCCATGCCCCCAGCAATGATGGAAGCTTGGACGTGCCTTTAGATGTGCAAGAATCCTCTCCCAAGTCTGAAACATGAAGGGTTGGAAGAGGTTTCTGGGCCATTTGGTTGTTGAAGTTTCTGTGCTAGCTTCTCTTGAGGCTGCATGTAGTACTTGGGGTCAGGGGCTCGAGCCTGGGAAGCTTCCCCCTGCAACATCTTCCTCTCTATGGTGGGTGACCGTCCCACCCACCGAATGAGCATGCTGTCCCCCACCTTCCCCACCCAAACCTCCTGCACTAACCTCCCTTGCATGACCTagtgtctggcatacagtaggcgCTCAGAACGATTTTATCGAGTGATGGGTTTTGCTTACTGTTGGAAGGTGCTCTTGCCCTTTCTTTCATGCTCATGAATTTCTGAGGCCCCCAGTGTTGACTGTTAGCTGGTGGTAGGCGTCACAGTCATGCTAAGTCACTAGACCCCTCTTCTGTGGTTGATGCCTAAAATTTCTATTCATGAAAGTTGCATCCATTagattaaaacttttaaatgttgttaatgctttaaatatttttttaattaaaaaaatttatttttactagttttaatttaaaaaaattttttgaagtatagttgatttacaatgctgcattcatttcaggtgtacagcaaagtgatttgttaATGCTTTTTTGCAGGGGACTTGCCCCTCAGAATAAGCCAGAACTGCAGAAAGTGATGGAAAAGAGAAAACGAGATCAAGTAATaaagcagaaggaagaggaagcacaaaagaagaaatctgaCTTGGAAATAGAACTATTAAAACGGCAGCAGAAGTTGGAGCAGGTAGGGGTGATTGGGGTgaaaggtgttttttttgttgttgttgattaaGGGGTACAATATATTGATTTGGTACATTTGTATTGCAATATGATTGCCATCGTAGTGCTAACTCACGCCTCTGTCGCAtcatataattatcatttcttctagTGGTGGGGACAGTTaagttctagtctcttagcaactttcatgtTTATAATCGTTTTGTTGTCGATAATCCCCTTACTGTATATTAGGTCTCCAGGACTTAACTTCTCTGCTAGTTGCGAGTATTTACCCTTAAATAGCATCTTTCCCATTCCCCTAGCTAGTCACCATTTTACCCTCTGCTTTTACGGTTTtactgtttttagattccacatgtgagagagatcatacagtacttgtctttctctgacttatcttGTCCTGAGAAATAAAGGGTGGTGGAACAAGCAGAATTTCCCAGACATGTCAGATGTAAATGTTTTTATACCATGAAAGGAAAAGCTGAGACAGGTGTCTGCAGATGGACTAAAATACACTCAAGATAAAGGGAAGGATTCTGTTGAGGACCTAGAAGGGATTCCGGAGGCAAAGCCCAAACCAGGGAATATCACAGAATTCACAGCCCAGTGCTGGGAGCTCAAGCACTTGAGTGAAGTTCAGCTTCACTTAAGACTGTGGAGCAAGTGCGTGTTGCCCTCGGCTCCTGTTTTAAGTCTTGGCCTTAATCTTTAGGCTCTCGTCACCCCTCGGTATTTCAGCAACAACGAGTCAGCTGCTGCTTCTGCACAGAATTCTTACCCCAGGACCTAGATCCAGCCACATATGTCAAAATATAAATCTATTTCAAGTGGAGACCAGGAGAAACTTCCTTCCGTTGGGAAATGAAGTCGTTAGGGACTTTGGAAAGAGGAACAGTGTTTTTGGAAAGCCTCTCCGtttgtaaataattattttcctgtttctgaaTTCTGTTTAGCTTGAACTTGAGAAGCAGAAATTGCAGGAAGAGCAAGAAAATGCCCCAGAGTTTGTGAAGGTTAAAGGCAATCTCAGAAGAACAGGCCAAGAAGTGGCTCAAGCCCAGGAGTCGTAGGTCCGGGCTGCAGAGACCGTGCACCCAGCCCAGCGCACACAAAAAGTGTGTGCAGGGGTCTCCCCAGTACTTAACCTCAGGGCCAAAGCCCCTGGAGAGAATCCCAGCCAGCAGAGAACTGTTACTTTGAAAagagtttggttttggttttcctaCCATCCGGGTGGATCAGTTACCTGTGACTGTTGCAGTTCCTATTCGCCAAACGAAGGACGTTGCCCAGCACTTAAGTTGGGATAATGGACCTGTgttcaaagacttaaaaaataacaacaacaagaaaaaaaggaagaggacacTGGCATAAATTCCTGAGAGTTGCACTACTTGGTTTTTCTTTCAAGCCAAGTTTAGTGGGGCACagagccttttttcttttaaaatgtaaagaaaatgtgtttcGTTCTTCCTTTAGTTACCCATTCAATAATGTAGATCGTGCAGAAATGCGTTTGATCTCTTATATCCACTGTTTGTACATtctgttttcttgtctgatttACACTTTCACCCACGTTAGGCTTAACGCCAGAGAATGTTAGTATTCATGTGGAACGCAGTTCTTACCTTTGTTGGCATTAAGATTCAGAAATAGAGtgaggagttttaaaaatatgggaGCAAAGAAATACATAAACAAGACTACGTAAGCGTCTGTCTTGATCTTATTTTCATTCCTGTTGCTTCCCTGATGCTTCACGGTGACCTACTTCAGGGAAGGTCCATCATGTAAGTCCATGTATTGCTTTGATAACTGTtaggggttttgttttcttttattttgttgttaagtTTCTTGCTCAGCGAGGCCTTTTATGTGAAATAACCTCCCAGTCCTTTGAGGAATAAAAACTAGTCCGTATAACCCAACTTCAGTGTCAAAAAGTAGAGGGTCCAAAtcttttggtttctcctgagagcGGTATGGGGAAAGCTCCCATgtggagctgtgaaggaagagttCTTTGGGTATTTTAATGTGAGTCAAATGTGGATTGGTTTCAAGGAGGCCCATTTGGAAGATATATAGCATTtatacatttctaatattatttgaATCCAAGCTTTGAAATTTTCTGGTTAATGATCACCTAGCTCTTTGCCCTTTTTTCTCGTGAAGAAAGGCTATCTCGCCACTACCTTAGTGATGGCGATGCGTTGGTAAGGATGATGTGTTGTGACTACTGTTGATCTCTCAGGAACAGCTGAGGGGAAGGGGACGCTGCCCGGTTTGTGCTCTCCAGCTGGCATGCTATACTCCACACGAACCCTGAGTTACCAACTACAGCCAGATTCTTCACGCGAAATCCCTTTTCTATTGCCGAGATGGGCAGGGCAACATTCTACTTGGGGTGGTCTAGAAGAATTTGTGTGGATTCAGTATGTTCTTTGTAGAAACGATTCAGCCGGTCATTCCTACATTGAAGGCTCTTCTCATAATTTCTTTCAAGAGTCATAGAAAGCTGGATCCCAAGCTTTTGAATCCTTAATAAGCCTAAGTAGAAATTAGCATTCTATGGGAATTCTGTAGTTTTCATGGTTGGTGATTAGGATCCTGTTCATCCCTAATGTGGACAGGACAAAAGTAAATGCATAGATAATACACTGCTAGTCATAGAACATGTCGATTACACCTGAAATGGATGATTTCTCTCATCAGCAAgtattatttgaataaattatgaGGTGCTTAAGGTACAATGTTGCTCTATCATAATTTACTTTTGAAGGATGGAATGGTaactatttttttccatccttctTCCTTTTCAGAGAGGAAAGAGCATTAACCAATCATCTTGAAAGTACGTTTCTGATTGTACGTTGACTAGAGTTCTGCCCCTGTGTATACGGACTAGTGATgcaatttgtaaaatgaagattcaGGAGTAGCTCATAGCCTTTAATCCAACCGGATAGGTAAGATCTCTAGATTCTGTATCCTTGAAACAATTCTGCCACTTGAGAAAATTCTCAAGGGCCCTAACAGGCTCCTTTAGAAAGACCAATTCTGTTCCTAGAATTTACCTAGAATGCATTCTtcactgggaaaaaataaattccaagagCGTTTCCCTCCCAATCTCACTCACAAATCTGCAGAATTATTAGTGGTTAGTAGTCCAAAGTTTGGCCAAAAGAAGACTTGTAAATAGTGTCAAGTGATGTCTCCTCACTAAACAGTGGAATGTACAGATAGAAAAGCTCTTTGAAATTGCCAGATCAGCTCAGCTTATAAGCCTGAGTTTAAAAAGGCGTCATTCTCCCTCCACACTTTAACACTGTACAGTCCAAACCCCTAGGACTCATGGACATCCAAGCAGTTTTGTGCTTTGAGCCAATTTTTGAGAAAAATGGCTCCATTTTTCCACTCTGCGGTTTTCTTAAAATAGCTCAATGTTTTCTAGTCTCCGAGTAGTGTTGCTTTCTAAGCTATCACAGTTGACTTTATTCTTCTACTCTGAAAAATTTTGACTTGTTtgagtgtatataatatatataaagggaGCCTTAATGGatttgttttcataatttaatattttttgtatttgctcttatataattgtttttaatggAAAGTATTACAGAATTGAGGGTGGAATTCTGAGAACCAAAGTTATTCTTAATAAAAATCACCACACGCTTGGACCATGCATCTGTGTTTGTCTGATGTGTTTAAGACGGATGTCTGGAACTGATGGGGGGTGGGTGCTGTGTTCAATTCAAGGATTAGAAGGTGGTTCGAGGGTTTCCCTCTGATGGCCTTCCCCCCAAATCAGTTATGTCCTCTTGCCTTGTGTCAGTCAAGGCTGGCGATTTATTCTGTCAAGCAAATTCATGCTAAGATATTATGCTACACCTTGCTTAGAATATATGGTATTTTAGCAGCAGCTGTCCGTTCTTCAGATCAAAGTATTCTGAATTTTAGGTAGCTTGGTAGGACAGTGGGAGATATATTTTGGGAAGGGCCGTTTTTTAGTCCTTGCGAGCACATATGACATGTCATAAGTATGACCATGAAATTATTTTGCTTATTCAGCTAAATTAATTTCATCCTCTAAGAAGTCACTTTGGCAAGCTGTACACATGACTGCATTATACTGTTGGTTGCAATAGCTCGGAGAGTGAAGTTTCTATACTTTGTCCTTATTTTCCCCCCCAAAATTACTCCTCAGCTTAGTCACCCAACTCCTAATGTCTTTGGactcttttgaaaaattaaatctaCTCAGAGCAGTGAAGATTTGCTATGTCTAGGGTTATACCATGAACTCCAAAGGCCGTTGAAGAAGGTGGGctccaaaaataatttgaagagtgGCTACATCCTTGGAATAACAAGGCAATTTTCCAAGATGACAGTTTTGAGGCTGTCAGTCCATTTCACTGGACCACTGTATGTTCCCTACAATAGTAGTCATAGACTTGAAAGAAGACAGAGGTCAATTAATATGTTTGGTAAGACTTAAAATGCTACAGTACAGCTAAAAGAAGTATTAGAATACTACTTCCAGGCTTACATTTACTAGTATAATGAAAAATGAAGTGTTTTATTCTAAGGTTTTAGggtaaataaaatctttatgagCTAGCCTCACAGTCTCACAAttataatttctactttttttttccatgtgagaAAATACAGTCTGATTATCAATTGGGGATGTTTTGGAACATCTTCCCACTTACCCTTAGATTTCCCAGCAAGATGGTAATGCCAACCAGAGTCTGGTATGCCTTATCAATATCTTATATAATTAGTAGGATCATACTGAGAATTTTTTCTACTAAGAATCATCAAGTGGTGAATTCTTTGAGACATTTGGCTCTGTATTGTCTTGAACATACTGTTGGGTCCttttacatttgttatttctatGCTCATGCCTCCTTTTCTACTTGGTTATTATGTGTGACCACTGCTGATGATTACTCTTCTGTGCTATGGTTTCCAGTGTGAACCAACAAACCCAATTGTCTATCAGCTGGCGAATAGATAagcaaatgtggtatatccatgcagtggaatattattcagccatgaaaaggaacataGTACTTATACATGCTTCAATATGAACAAACctcagaaacattatgctaagtgaaaagaggcagacacaaaagacacATAGTGTACAGTTACATCCATATGCAATGTCCAGAGGAGATAGAACTACAGGGACAGAAAGTGgaatagtggttgcctagggctgggggtgggtaTGTTGAATGACTGCAaatgggtatgaggtttcttttgggggtgatagaaatgatttaaaataaaattgtggtgATAGTCATACAACTCTTTAAATATACTAGTAATCATATAAACATAAATCTGCTAATACCTTAAAATGGGTAACTTTCATGGGATGTGAGTTATACCTCAgtcaagcttttaaaaatgcacatatccTTTGAATGCACAATTAGATTTCTAGGAATTTGGCCTTCAGAAGTATTTATCTGCACGAAGATTGTTGTTCAAAGATATTGCAGCATTTCTCATAATTTCTCAACCCAACTATATTTTAGTAGTTCACTAGATTGAGTATAACACATCTGTATTCCTTATTATGGACTATAATGcatagcttttaaaataataaggtattattattttattttacagaaatatgACTTTGAAGCTATACTATTATATAAAAAAGCAAGCTACAGAGCAATACATGTAATATAATCCCATttacatgaaaaaattaaaagtgtatCCATACATCTATATAAATGCTTATGGATAAGACTGGACGTTTACCTATCATGTAAACAGTGGTCACttctggggaagggaaaggaatcGGGGTCAGAAATAAAGGGGGAGATTCCTAGtttaatttgtgtatttttatatttttaataattttacacaATTGAAATGTGTTCTTGACCTACCAGTGTTTGAAAGGGcataagaagcaaagaaaaagcttgggaaaaaaatgtgtgcttCATACAAAATCatctcttaaaaattaaatgatattcaTGTCATAATTATTTATGTGTTGAGCGCGTGTATGGTGAAAAATTACAACAGAATGATTTCAAcatttccaaaaagcaaagtAGAAGTGAATCcgttttaagaaactgtcaagaATCCAATTATTTTAAGTACACAGACCTGTAATTGAAGCAGAGTCAAAGGAAAAGAGGAGCCAGGGAAGGAATAAAGAGAAGCGTAGACTCCAGAATGGCAGTGAGGAACATATCAATTCTTTGTCGACCCCCCAGTGATGAACCAGAGACCTAAGCTGGGGCTCCTTGTAAGAGATCCAGCTGTAGGCTTTACCATGAAAACAACTCTGCCCTTTAAATGTTTCCTCTGCTACTGGAATTTAAGGTAGTGTGGCTACAATATTGGTTTTTCCTACTGTTGTTTTTGTTGACTGAGGTCAAGGGGACTGGGAACGTGGGGACATGCAGCTCGGTAATGAATTACTGGTACCCTGTGCACACAGTGCCTTGGGGGAGCTTTAGGTTGGCCTATCACGGTCTTCTTGGGATGTATTCTCTCTTGGACGATAGTGAAACTTCTGTCTACCTTCTCCCTTGCTTCCAGGTGGAGCCTTCATCCTATTACTAagaatacttttatttctctttctgcttcttctGAATGAAGGAGGGTTAAGATTAAAGCTtagactcagccataaaaaaagaatgaaatcatgccatttgcagcaacatggatggacctagatattttcatactaagtgaagtaagtcagagaaagacaaatattatataatacttacatgtagaatctaaaaattagtacaaatgaatctatacacAAAACAAACCgtctcacagatgtagaaaacaaacttctggttacagaagtagaagggggagagggataaactgggacatgggattaacagatgcacagtatcatatataaaatagataaacgacaAGGATCTAttatttagcacagggaactatattcaatatcttgcaataaactataatggagaagtatagaaaaaaagatatagatatatacatacatacatgtaaccgaatcactttgctgtgcatctgaaacgaacacaatattgtacatcaactatacttcaataaaaataaataagtaaaattttaaaaaatgatttaagctagccaaaaaaaaaaaagattttggctAGCCAAAAG comes from Balaenoptera ricei isolate mBalRic1 chromosome 2, mBalRic1.hap2, whole genome shotgun sequence and encodes:
- the FAM107B gene encoding protein FAM107B, whose translation is MAEPDYIDDDNPELIRPQKLVNPVKTSRNHQDLHRELLMNQKRGLAPQNKPELQKVMEKRKRDQVIKQKEEEAQKKKSDLEIELLKRQQKLEQLELEKQKLQEEQENAPEFVKVKGNLRRTGQEVAQAQES